The proteins below are encoded in one region of Streptomyces marianii:
- a CDS encoding site-specific integrase: MVRRIALEAGVPRFSTHTTRHLCLTDLARMGWELHAIATFAGHRNTDSTLQYIRLSGRDLADKLARGMEHIHAWRIQALTSPVDGQEIPHDLHDQLHVIPHPCDHASPGGRRIRRCALGRP, from the coding sequence GTGGTCCGCCGGATCGCCCTGGAGGCCGGGGTCCCGCGATTCTCGACCCACACCACCCGTCACCTGTGTCTGACCGATCTGGCCCGGATGGGCTGGGAACTGCACGCGATCGCTACCTTCGCTGGCCACCGCAACACCGATTCCACGCTCCAGTACATCCGCCTGTCCGGCCGGGACCTGGCCGACAAGCTCGCCCGCGGCATGGAGCACATCCACGCGTGGCGAATACAGGCGCTCACCTCCCCTGTCGACGGTCAGGAAATTCCCCACGATCTGCATGATCAGCTTCATGTAATTCCCCATCCCTGCGATCATGCCTCCCCAGGGGGACGGCGAATCCGTCGGTGCGCACTCGGCAGGCCATGA
- a CDS encoding class I SAM-dependent methyltransferase — MRQPVAEPYWNTNVARHPGILRAVPEGCGDALDVGCGDGLLARKLAERATRVTGIDKSSDMIACSRESAAGHPQLTFVEGDFLTADLPAAGYDFVCSVTTIHHMDFEAALVRMRELLRPGGTLVVVGLARDASVTEWAALIAAAPIVRIAKVLRRARGPQGMPVADPQMSYGQVRAAARRLLPGVRYRRHVLRRYSLTWEKPAR; from the coding sequence ATGCGCCAGCCCGTCGCAGAGCCGTACTGGAACACCAACGTTGCCCGGCACCCGGGCATCCTCCGGGCTGTTCCCGAGGGTTGCGGCGATGCCCTGGACGTTGGCTGCGGGGACGGGCTGCTGGCACGGAAGCTCGCCGAGCGGGCGACACGCGTCACCGGGATCGACAAGTCGTCGGACATGATCGCCTGCTCACGCGAGTCCGCTGCTGGCCACCCGCAGCTCACCTTCGTCGAGGGCGACTTCCTCACCGCCGACCTCCCCGCTGCGGGCTACGACTTCGTCTGCTCGGTGACCACGATCCATCACATGGACTTCGAGGCGGCCCTCGTCCGCATGCGTGAGCTGCTGCGGCCCGGCGGCACGCTGGTGGTGGTCGGTCTGGCCCGCGACGCGAGCGTGACGGAGTGGGCGGCGTTGATCGCGGCTGCCCCGATCGTGCGGATCGCGAAGGTGCTGCGTCGCGCGCGTGGTCCGCAGGGCATGCCGGTCGCCGACCCGCAGATGAGCTATGGGCAGGTGCGGGCTGCTGCCCGACGGCTGCTGCCCGGCGTGCGCTACCGCCGGCATGTGCTGCGCCGGTACTCGCTGACCTGGGAGAAACCCGCTCGCTGA
- a CDS encoding endo-beta-N-acetylglucosaminidase H, translated as MFILVRNRVRTAALALSAVTALAFGATGAAAAPAPAPAKQGPTSVAYIEVNSNSLLNVGKYTLADGGGNAFDVAVIFAANINYDTSTKAAYLHFNENVQRVLDNAATEIRPLQQQGIKVVLSVLGNHQGAGFANFTSQQAASAFAKEMSDAVATYGLDGIDFDDEYAEYGNNGTAQPNDSSFVHLVTALRANMPDKIISLYNIGPAASRLSYGGVDISSKFDYAWNPYYGTWQVPGIALPKSRLSPAAVEIGRTSQSTVANLARRTVSEEYGVYLTYNLDGTDRSADVSAFTRELYGSDAVYTP; from the coding sequence ATGTTCATTCTGGTACGAAACAGGGTGCGGACGGCCGCGCTCGCGCTCTCGGCCGTCACGGCCCTCGCCTTCGGCGCGACCGGAGCAGCGGCGGCTCCCGCTCCCGCTCCCGCCAAGCAGGGTCCGACCTCGGTGGCCTACATCGAGGTGAACAGCAACAGCCTGCTCAACGTGGGCAAGTACACGCTCGCCGACGGCGGCGGCAACGCCTTCGACGTCGCCGTGATCTTCGCGGCGAACATCAACTACGACACGAGCACGAAGGCCGCCTATCTGCACTTCAACGAGAACGTGCAGCGCGTCCTCGACAACGCAGCCACGGAGATACGGCCGTTGCAGCAGCAGGGCATCAAGGTCGTGCTCTCGGTGCTGGGTAACCACCAGGGCGCCGGGTTCGCCAACTTCACGTCCCAGCAGGCGGCTTCGGCCTTCGCGAAAGAGATGTCGGACGCCGTGGCCACGTACGGTCTCGACGGCATCGACTTCGACGACGAATACGCCGAGTACGGCAACAACGGCACGGCCCAGCCCAACGACAGCTCGTTCGTGCACCTGGTGACAGCATTGCGGGCGAACATGCCGGACAAGATCATCAGCCTCTACAACATCGGCCCGGCAGCGTCACGTCTGTCCTACGGCGGCGTCGACATCTCCTCCAAGTTCGACTACGCCTGGAACCCGTACTACGGCACCTGGCAGGTCCCCGGCATCGCACTGCCCAAGTCCCGGCTGTCACCGGCGGCGGTTGAGATCGGCCGCACCTCACAGAGCACCGTAGCCAACCTCGCCCGCCGCACCGTCAGCGAGGAATACGGCGTCTATCTGACGTACAACCTCGACGGCACCGATCGAAGCGCCGACGTCTCGGCGTTCACCAGGGAGTTGTACGGCAGTGACGCCGTTTACACTCCGTAG
- a CDS encoding ISAs1 family transposase, with translation MLEKLGPLDADRIADLCPYLASVPDPRSRRGRWYSLVSILLVCACAAVSGAKSLDEIAEFAERATNTLLATLRIRRHLLGWRRSPKPVTIGRVLMAVDGDALDQAVGAYLADQHRKSACADASAARPRRVIAVDGKALKGSAHLAAPRRHLLAAVTHHPVATLAQVEVGAKTNETRHFKPLLAPLHLADAVVTFDALHSVKANITWLVETKKAHYIAVIKTNQPTAYAQLAALPWTSITVQHTASATAHGRRESRSIKTCSIADSLGGIAFPHARLAIRVHRRRKPTGKPESRESVYAVTSLDIHQTSPAGLATAIRGHWGIENSSHYIRDVTFAEDASTVHTGNAPRAMATFRNLAIGTLKILGADNIAKTTRAIRHEPERALAILGITNNPDTHGT, from the coding sequence GTGCTGGAGAAGCTGGGTCCGCTGGATGCGGACCGGATCGCTGACCTGTGCCCCTACCTCGCATCGGTGCCCGATCCGCGTTCTCGCCGGGGCCGCTGGTACTCCCTGGTGTCGATCCTGCTGGTGTGTGCCTGCGCGGCCGTGTCAGGTGCGAAGAGCCTGGACGAGATCGCCGAGTTCGCCGAGCGGGCCACGAACACCCTGCTGGCGACCCTGAGGATCCGCCGTCACCTGCTCGGCTGGCGGCGCAGCCCCAAGCCGGTCACCATCGGACGCGTCCTCATGGCGGTCGACGGCGATGCTTTGGACCAGGCCGTGGGCGCCTACCTCGCTGACCAGCACCGCAAGTCCGCGTGCGCGGATGCGTCAGCGGCCCGACCGCGGCGGGTCATCGCCGTGGACGGCAAGGCGCTGAAGGGCTCGGCCCACCTGGCCGCGCCGCGCCGGCACCTGCTCGCGGCGGTCACGCATCACCCCGTCGCCACGCTCGCACAGGTCGAGGTCGGCGCGAAGACCAACGAGACGCGGCACTTCAAGCCCCTGCTGGCACCACTCCACCTCGCTGACGCCGTGGTCACCTTCGACGCCCTGCACTCGGTGAAGGCCAACATCACCTGGCTGGTCGAGACGAAGAAGGCACACTACATCGCGGTCATCAAGACCAACCAGCCCACCGCGTACGCCCAGCTCGCCGCTCTGCCCTGGACATCGATCACCGTCCAGCACACCGCCTCCGCCACCGCCCACGGACGGCGCGAGTCCCGGTCGATCAAGACCTGTTCCATCGCCGACAGCCTCGGCGGGATCGCCTTCCCCCACGCCCGCCTCGCCATCCGCGTCCACCGCCGCCGCAAGCCCACCGGCAAGCCCGAGAGTCGCGAGAGCGTCTACGCCGTCACCAGCCTGGATATCCACCAGACCAGCCCCGCCGGCCTCGCCACCGCCATCCGCGGGCACTGGGGAATCGAGAATTCCTCCCACTACATCCGAGATGTCACCTTCGCCGAGGACGCCTCGACCGTCCACACCGGCAACGCGCCCCGCGCCATGGCTACCTTCCGCAACCTCGCCATTGGCACCCTGAAGATCCTCGGAGCCGACAACATCGCCAAGACCACCCGCGCCATCCGCCACGAACCCGAACGAGCACTCGCCATCCTGGGCATCACCAACAACCCCGACACTCACGGAACTTGA
- a CDS encoding ferredoxin reductase family protein gives MAAVNNTGRTGTVLPVDAARWAMRAFAIVNVVIVETLFLSAGSGKNEVLTIARFFGLHAALLMLFQLLLVARLPWLDRRIGMDRLTVWHRWVGFLLLWTLLTHATLVVLGYAKLDGASTGKTFLALSGVPASLLGMLATAVIVVIAVISTRPVRRRLRYEVWHGLHLLLYVAVGLSFVHQLQETTTFTSSAFATAYWWVLWLFAFGALLTGRVAVPLWRNIHHRFRVAAVVPESDNVVSVYVTGRHLDKLPARAGQFCIWRFPGHNGWWVANPFSLSAAPNGQGLRLTAKAAGSTSAGLRNVPVGSRAFVEGPYGAFTSLHRTRAGTLLIAGGVGITPVRAMLEEEATGDVVVLYRVRSEADAVLLNEVRHLVGLRGGRLHLLTGRTGEDGVSPLGSGNLHRLVPDIAERDVYVCGPPVMTRAVLAGLRDLQVPEWQVHAEKFGLA, from the coding sequence ATGGCGGCGGTGAACAACACGGGGCGGACGGGCACCGTGCTTCCGGTGGACGCGGCGCGCTGGGCGATGCGGGCGTTCGCCATCGTCAATGTGGTGATCGTCGAGACGCTGTTCCTCAGCGCCGGTTCGGGCAAGAACGAGGTGCTCACGATCGCCAGGTTCTTCGGATTGCACGCGGCGCTGCTGATGCTGTTCCAACTGCTGCTGGTGGCCCGGCTGCCCTGGCTGGACCGCCGCATCGGGATGGACCGGCTCACTGTGTGGCACCGCTGGGTCGGGTTCCTGCTGCTGTGGACGCTCCTCACCCATGCCACGCTGGTGGTACTCGGCTATGCGAAACTCGACGGCGCGTCCACGGGGAAGACGTTCCTCGCACTGAGCGGGGTGCCGGCCTCCCTGCTGGGCATGCTCGCCACGGCCGTCATCGTCGTGATCGCCGTGATCTCCACCCGGCCCGTACGACGGCGGCTGCGGTACGAGGTCTGGCACGGTCTACACCTGCTGCTCTACGTGGCCGTGGGCCTGTCCTTCGTCCACCAGTTGCAGGAGACCACGACGTTCACGTCCTCCGCGTTCGCCACGGCCTACTGGTGGGTGCTGTGGCTGTTCGCCTTCGGTGCCCTGCTGACCGGCCGTGTCGCCGTGCCGCTGTGGCGCAACATCCACCACCGGTTCCGTGTCGCGGCCGTGGTACCGGAGTCGGACAACGTGGTCTCCGTGTACGTCACCGGCCGACACCTCGACAAGCTCCCGGCCCGTGCGGGTCAGTTCTGCATCTGGCGGTTCCCCGGGCACAACGGCTGGTGGGTGGCCAACCCCTTCTCCCTGTCGGCGGCGCCCAACGGACAAGGGCTGCGCCTCACGGCGAAGGCGGCGGGCAGCACCAGCGCCGGCCTGCGGAACGTCCCCGTCGGTAGCCGCGCCTTCGTCGAGGGGCCATACGGGGCGTTCACCTCGCTGCACCGGACCCGGGCCGGCACACTGCTGATCGCCGGCGGTGTGGGGATCACACCCGTGCGGGCCATGCTGGAGGAGGAGGCGACCGGTGACGTCGTCGTGCTGTACCGGGTGCGCAGCGAGGCCGACGCCGTGCTGCTGAACGAGGTGCGCCACCTGGTCGGGCTCCGGGGCGGACGGTTGCATCTGCTCACCGGCAGGACCGGCGAGGACGGTGTTTCGCCGCTCGGTTCGGGCAACCTGCACCGGCTTGTCCCCGACATCGCCGAACGCGACGTGTACGTCTGCGGCCCGCCCGTCATGACCAGGGCCGTACTCGCCGGACTGCGAGACCTGCAGGTCCCGGAGTGGCAGGTGCACGCCGAGAAGTTCGGTCTGGCCTGA
- a CDS encoding IS5 family transposase: MTDAEWTVVRSVLPVPAWMNGKGGQPEGYCHRQMIDAIRYLVDNGIKWRAMPADFPAWDRVYAFFRRWRDHRLITEFHDRLRGRVRESEGRDTEPTAAIVDSQSVKAAASVPAPSRGFDGAKNINGRKRHVIVDCLGLLLMVLVTPADVTDRDAACGILPRLLARHRKIRLVWADGGYAGRLVDWARNKLRLTLEIVKRSDDMHGFVVLPRRWCVERTLGWLMRSRRLARDYETRPATSEAVMRWSMAMLMGRRLARRRP; the protein is encoded by the coding sequence ATGACCGACGCGGAGTGGACGGTGGTCCGCAGCGTGCTACCGGTGCCGGCATGGATGAACGGCAAGGGCGGCCAGCCGGAGGGCTACTGCCACCGCCAGATGATCGACGCGATCCGGTATCTCGTGGACAACGGGATCAAGTGGCGGGCGATGCCCGCGGACTTTCCCGCCTGGGACCGCGTCTACGCGTTCTTCCGCCGCTGGCGCGACCATCGCCTGATCACCGAGTTCCACGACCGACTGCGCGGCCGGGTTCGCGAGAGCGAGGGCCGGGATACGGAACCGACGGCCGCGATCGTCGACTCGCAGTCGGTCAAGGCAGCCGCGTCCGTCCCGGCGCCGTCACGGGGCTTCGACGGGGCCAAGAACATCAACGGCCGCAAGCGGCACGTGATCGTGGACTGCCTTGGTCTGCTGCTGATGGTGCTGGTCACCCCGGCCGATGTCACTGACCGGGACGCCGCCTGCGGCATACTGCCCCGCCTGCTGGCCCGCCACCGCAAGATCCGGCTCGTGTGGGCCGATGGCGGCTACGCAGGCCGCCTCGTCGACTGGGCCAGGAACAAACTCCGCCTCACCCTGGAGATCGTCAAGCGAAGCGACGACATGCACGGCTTCGTCGTACTGCCCCGACGCTGGTGCGTCGAGCGCACCCTGGGCTGGCTGATGCGCTCCCGTCGCCTGGCCCGCGACTACGAGACCCGGCCCGCCACCAGCGAAGCCGTAATGCGCTGGTCGATGGCCATGCTCATGGGACGCCGCCTCGCCCGCCGCCGCCCCTGA
- a CDS encoding IS4 family transposase, whose protein sequence is MQEKSVITSTIETARGVFAPGHLGELTQVVDFALVDAVLEETGRREKRLRLLPSRVVVYFVLALALFEHRSYRTVWSQLTAALTPLALVRPAVSSLTRARRRVGAAPLRRLFETLAGPVARPGQEGSFYRGLRTVAVDGTLLHTPDDETLTWHYPKRAGEGLEFGYPLLRLLTLVECGTRALIAAAFGPESQGELPYAKRLLTSLDQTMLLLADTAFDGNEFLDAVHQSGARFLVRSGARRVPTPAEHLGDGSYIARIGYGVLPVLLPVRIIEAALTVTLADGTVRTEQWRLITNLLDPVRYPSAELVELYHRRWQAETTYFSIKATMLDGRVLRSRSTDGLDQEVYALLTAYQALIRAGDDALTRRPEVPRERISFTVLLAAATDTVTAGHGIFPGTPIDLVGTIGHAALSDLLPAHRRQRVKARTRKNPTSKYGPNAGQHPQKAQNYTVHTTVAFFAHGLNSRSQR, encoded by the coding sequence TTGCAGGAGAAGTCTGTCATCACGTCCACGATCGAGACAGCCCGGGGTGTGTTCGCGCCGGGTCATCTGGGGGAGTTGACCCAGGTCGTGGACTTCGCGCTGGTGGACGCGGTGCTGGAGGAGACCGGCCGGCGCGAGAAGCGCCTGCGGCTGCTGCCTTCTCGGGTGGTGGTGTACTTCGTGCTCGCTCTCGCGCTGTTCGAACACCGCTCGTACCGCACGGTGTGGTCCCAACTGACTGCCGCCCTGACCCCGCTGGCCCTGGTGCGTCCTGCGGTCTCCTCGCTGACGCGGGCCAGGCGCAGGGTGGGGGCCGCACCTCTGCGGCGTCTGTTCGAGACGCTTGCCGGGCCCGTCGCCCGCCCCGGGCAGGAGGGGTCCTTCTACCGGGGCCTGCGCACGGTGGCCGTCGACGGGACCCTGCTGCACACCCCCGACGACGAGACGCTCACCTGGCACTACCCCAAACGGGCCGGGGAGGGTCTGGAGTTCGGCTATCCGCTCCTGCGGCTGCTGACCCTGGTCGAGTGCGGCACCCGCGCGCTCATAGCCGCCGCCTTCGGACCGGAGTCCCAGGGCGAACTCCCCTACGCCAAGCGGCTTCTGACCTCCCTGGACCAGACAATGCTCCTACTCGCCGACACGGCCTTCGACGGCAACGAGTTCCTTGATGCCGTCCATCAGAGCGGGGCCCGGTTCCTGGTGCGCTCCGGGGCCCGCCGCGTCCCCACCCCCGCCGAGCACCTGGGCGACGGCTCCTACATCGCCCGCATCGGCTACGGCGTCCTGCCGGTGCTGCTGCCGGTGCGCATAATCGAGGCGGCCCTCACCGTCACCCTGGCCGATGGCACCGTCCGCACCGAGCAATGGCGGCTGATCACCAACCTGCTGGACCCCGTCCGTTATCCGTCCGCCGAGCTCGTTGAGCTCTATCACCGCAGGTGGCAGGCGGAAACCACGTATTTTTCGATCAAGGCCACGATGCTCGACGGCCGTGTCCTGCGCTCCCGCAGCACCGACGGCCTCGACCAGGAGGTCTACGCCCTGCTCACCGCCTACCAGGCTCTGATCCGCGCCGGCGACGACGCCCTGACCAGGCGGCCGGAAGTACCCAGGGAACGGATCAGTTTCACCGTCCTGCTGGCCGCCGCAACCGACACCGTCACCGCCGGCCATGGAATCTTCCCCGGCACCCCCATCGACCTGGTCGGCACGATCGGCCACGCCGCCCTGAGCGACCTCCTGCCCGCCCACCGACGGCAACGAGTGAAGGCCCGCACCCGCAAGAACCCCACCAGCAAGTACGGACCGAACGCCGGACAGCACCCCCAGAAGGCCCAGAACTACACCGTCCACACCACCGTCGCGTTCTTCGCCCACGGCCTCAACAGCCGCTCACAGCGCTAA
- a CDS encoding alpha/beta fold hydrolase, producing the protein MTELLNVEGGTLAYEVTGSGPLIVLAHGIGQSRDAYRFMVPELVAAGYRVAAVDLRGSGESTATWPSYTRTDIAADLIALIEHLGGPAALVGHSISGGAATIAAAKAPALVSAVVELAPFTRKVEYSLSALGVSRYRKAATAISAVAMLGSHKRWRKYLEIATPEPRPADWAASLELTDAMLHEPGRMKALRKQMNSAADAGAQLCNVHCPVLVVMGTLDPDWGDPKAEGEAIVAALPEGVGRLEMLPGAGHYPQVQFPTAVVGLVRSFLETARA; encoded by the coding sequence ATGACTGAGCTACTGAACGTGGAAGGCGGCACCCTCGCCTACGAGGTGACCGGCTCCGGGCCGCTGATCGTGCTTGCGCACGGGATCGGCCAGAGCCGCGACGCCTATCGGTTCATGGTCCCGGAGCTGGTGGCCGCCGGTTATCGGGTCGCGGCCGTGGACCTGCGAGGCAGCGGCGAGTCGACCGCGACGTGGCCGTCCTACACCCGCACCGACATCGCCGCCGACCTGATCGCACTGATCGAGCACCTCGGCGGTCCCGCGGCGCTGGTCGGCCACTCCATCTCCGGCGGTGCCGCGACGATCGCCGCTGCCAAGGCGCCGGCGCTCGTGAGCGCCGTCGTCGAACTGGCGCCGTTCACCCGCAAGGTGGAGTACTCGCTGAGCGCCCTGGGCGTGTCCCGCTACCGCAAGGCCGCGACGGCGATCTCGGCCGTCGCGATGCTCGGCAGCCACAAGCGATGGCGGAAGTACCTGGAGATCGCGACCCCGGAGCCGCGCCCGGCGGACTGGGCCGCGAGTCTTGAGCTCACCGACGCGATGCTGCACGAGCCGGGCCGGATGAAGGCCCTGCGGAAGCAGATGAACAGCGCCGCCGACGCCGGTGCCCAACTCTGCAACGTGCACTGCCCGGTCCTGGTCGTCATGGGCACCCTCGACCCCGACTGGGGTGACCCGAAGGCCGAGGGCGAGGCCATCGTGGCCGCGCTGCCGGAGGGCGTCGGCCGGCTCGAGATGCTCCCGGGGGCGGGCCACTACCCGCAGGTCCAATTCCCGACGGCGGTGGTCGGCCTGGTGCGCTCGTTCCTGGAGACGGCCCGTGCCTAG
- a CDS encoding TetR/AcrR family transcriptional regulator, with translation MPRAGLDQATVIAAASELADEVGFPGLTMGLLAERVGVRTPSLYKHVDSLDALQRGVGLQAVRDIGAVLTRAAVGRSGPDAVRAIAETYRKWALDHPGRYAASVRAPRPEDEEYQAVAYEAVQILVDAVAGFGLTDERAIDAVRALRTVIHGFVGLENDDAFRMERDNADSYRFVVDSLISGMQAEAAVGGPGTAPLHAGEGS, from the coding sequence GTGCCTAGGGCCGGACTCGACCAGGCCACGGTCATCGCGGCCGCGTCGGAACTCGCCGACGAGGTCGGCTTCCCCGGCCTGACCATGGGCCTGCTGGCCGAGCGGGTCGGCGTGCGGACACCGTCCCTGTACAAGCACGTCGATTCGCTGGACGCCCTCCAGCGGGGCGTCGGCCTCCAAGCCGTCCGTGACATCGGCGCCGTCCTGACCCGGGCCGCGGTCGGCCGGTCCGGTCCGGACGCGGTCCGCGCGATCGCCGAGACGTACCGGAAGTGGGCCCTCGACCACCCCGGCCGATACGCCGCCAGCGTCCGCGCCCCGCGCCCCGAAGACGAGGAATACCAGGCCGTGGCCTACGAAGCGGTGCAGATCCTGGTCGACGCGGTCGCCGGCTTCGGGCTGACAGATGAACGCGCCATCGACGCGGTCCGAGCCCTGCGCACCGTGATCCACGGCTTCGTCGGCCTCGAAAACGACGATGCCTTCCGGATGGAGCGCGACAACGCCGACAGCTACCGGTTCGTCGTCGACTCGCTCATCAGCGGCATGCAGGCCGAGGCCGCCGTCGGCGGGCCCGGCACCGCGCCGCTCCATGCCGGGGAGGGATCATGA
- a CDS encoding transposase, giving the protein MARHSELREHAIREVRATGRPIAHVAKDLGIHKEALRGGVRQAEADRGERDDRVTTAEQDELKQLRKEVAELRRVNEILKAASVFLPRRSTALRTRPGR; this is encoded by the coding sequence GTGGCGAGACACTCTGAGCTCCGCGAGCACGCGATCCGCGAGGTCCGCGCCACTGGCCGGCCGATCGCCCACGTCGCGAAGGACCTGGGCATCCACAAGGAGGCCCTGCGTGGCGGGGTTCGCCAGGCCGAGGCCGACCGCGGCGAGCGCGACGACCGGGTGACCACCGCCGAGCAGGACGAGCTCAAACAACTCCGCAAGGAAGTAGCGGAGTTGAGGCGGGTGAACGAGATCCTCAAAGCCGCCAGCGTGTTTTTGCCCAGGAGATCGACCGCCCTGCGGACGAGGCCGGGCAGGTGA
- a CDS encoding transposase, giving the protein MGSKKKPPYDAEFREGAVRIVVETGRPAGEVAEELGINPGTLHSWVSRWRRNGTTSSDRPVQPTAASGGGGRVREAERAELERLRREIGEKSKRIRELEMERDVFKRCMALWVK; this is encoded by the coding sequence ATGGGGTCCAAGAAGAAGCCGCCGTACGACGCTGAGTTCCGTGAGGGTGCGGTGCGCATCGTGGTTGAGACCGGGAGGCCGGCCGGCGAGGTCGCCGAGGAGCTCGGCATCAACCCGGGCACGCTGCACAGCTGGGTGTCGAGGTGGCGGCGCAACGGGACGACGTCCTCGGACCGGCCCGTACAACCGACAGCCGCCAGTGGGGGTGGGGGTCGGGTGCGGGAGGCCGAGCGGGCCGAGCTGGAGCGGCTGCGTCGGGAGATCGGGGAGAAGAGCAAGCGGATCCGGGAGCTGGAGATGGAGCGTGATGTCTTCAAGCGATGTATGGCCCTCTGGGTGAAGTGA